A genome region from Candidatus Thermokryptus mobilis includes the following:
- a CDS encoding 3-hydroxyacyl-CoA dehydrogenase family protein, whose translation MLDEIKPSSSEKQRIRNVAVIGVGVMGRGIVQTIAQAGFDVIAVEKDEESLNLAKEKLEEALDYEIQRWAMTKSEKKSILSRIDWTTEIEDVKECELVIEAVDEDFELKKAIFKKLDQICPPHTIFVSNTSTLSLTKISEVTKRADKIIGMHFLNPVPKVPLVELVRALKTSDETFKKVKTFAEQIGKTVVEVYEYPGFVTTRVILPMLNEAMHVLMEGIATAEGIDTAMKLGYNFQMGPLEMADTMGLDEVLTWMETLYKELGEKYRPCPILRKLVREGKLGKKTGEGFFKYDEYGRKIGEK comes from the coding sequence ATACTTGACGAGATAAAGCCGAGTTCATCCGAAAAGCAGAGGATAAGAAATGTTGCTGTGATAGGTGTTGGAGTGATGGGGCGTGGTATTGTGCAGACGATCGCTCAGGCGGGTTTTGATGTTATAGCGGTTGAAAAAGATGAAGAATCATTAAACCTTGCTAAGGAGAAACTTGAAGAGGCGCTTGATTATGAGATTCAAAGATGGGCGATGACGAAAAGTGAGAAAAAGTCAATCCTTTCAAGGATTGATTGGACAACAGAGATTGAGGATGTTAAGGAGTGTGAGCTTGTGATTGAGGCGGTTGATGAGGATTTTGAGCTTAAAAAAGCGATTTTCAAAAAGCTTGATCAAATTTGCCCACCGCATACAATTTTCGTCTCAAATACCTCAACCCTTTCACTTACGAAAATTTCTGAGGTTACGAAGCGAGCGGATAAAATCATCGGGATGCACTTTCTCAATCCGGTTCCAAAGGTTCCACTTGTTGAACTTGTTCGTGCGCTTAAAACATCTGACGAGACTTTCAAAAAGGTCAAAACCTTTGCTGAGCAGATAGGGAAAACGGTTGTTGAAGTTTATGAATATCCCGGTTTCGTGACAACGCGTGTTATATTGCCCATGTTAAACGAGGCAATGCATGTTCTAATGGAGGGAATAGCAACAGCGGAAGGTATTGATACGGCGATGAAGCTCGGTTATAACTTTCAAATGGGTCCACTTGAAATGGCTGATACTATGGGACTTGATGAAGTTTTGACTTGGATGGAAACGCTTTATAAGGAGCTTGGTGAGAAGTATAGACCTTGTCCAATTTTAAGGAAACTTGTCAGGGAAGGGAAACTCGGGAAAAAAACAGGCGAGGGCTTTTTCAAATATGATGAATATGGGAGAAAAATAGGGGAAAAGTAA
- a CDS encoding acetate/propionate family kinase codes for MKVLVLNSGSSSIKYQFIETTTRQVLARGQVERIGMDDAVLSHVRIDGDTVKFSAEILDHNIAIEYVVAILLSKNHGVIKDKSEIEAVGHRVVHGGEEFSGSVLVTDEVIEKIKENIELAPLHNPHNLRGIIACKRLLPDTPQVAVFDTAFHQKMPEHAFIYGLPYELYKKYKIRRYGFHGTSHRYVSKRASEILGVPIEKLRIITAHLGNGCSMAAVMYGVSVDTTMGFTPLEGLLMGTRSGDIDPAIVLYIMGKEGLSMAEVNALLNKHSGLLGISGVSSDMREIIEEMRNGNPRARLAFDVFCYRIKKYIGAYSAVMGGVDAIVFTAGIGENSPDVRKKICEGLEFLGIKIDDEKNNSPEREKIITTDDSLVKVLVIPTNEELVIALDTAEIVSKVLANTK; via the coding sequence ATGAAGGTTCTTGTATTAAATTCGGGAAGTTCTTCAATTAAGTATCAATTTATTGAAACGACAACTCGTCAGGTCCTTGCAAGGGGTCAAGTTGAGAGAATTGGCATGGACGATGCTGTTCTTTCCCATGTTAGAATTGATGGCGATACTGTTAAATTTAGCGCTGAAATACTTGACCATAACATTGCTATTGAGTATGTGGTTGCGATTCTTTTGAGCAAAAATCACGGTGTGATAAAAGATAAATCCGAAATTGAAGCGGTTGGGCATAGGGTTGTTCACGGAGGCGAGGAGTTTTCAGGGTCTGTTTTGGTAACTGATGAGGTCATTGAGAAGATAAAAGAAAACATTGAACTTGCACCGCTTCACAACCCACATAACTTGCGTGGGATAATCGCCTGTAAGAGGTTGCTGCCGGATACGCCGCAAGTGGCTGTATTTGACACCGCGTTTCATCAAAAGATGCCTGAACATGCATTTATTTATGGTTTGCCTTATGAACTTTACAAAAAATATAAAATAAGAAGATACGGCTTTCATGGAACTTCACATAGATATGTATCAAAAAGGGCAAGCGAGATACTTGGCGTTCCAATTGAAAAGTTGAGGATAATAACTGCTCATCTTGGTAATGGCTGCAGTATGGCAGCTGTTATGTACGGTGTTTCGGTTGACACTACGATGGGATTTACACCGCTTGAGGGGTTGTTGATGGGAACACGCTCTGGGGATATTGACCCGGCAATAGTTTTATATATCATGGGGAAAGAAGGTTTATCAATGGCTGAGGTGAACGCGTTGCTTAACAAACATAGCGGTTTGCTTGGGATTTCTGGTGTTAGTAGCGATATGAGGGAAATCATTGAGGAGATGAGAAATGGAAATCCGCGCGCAAGGCTTGCCTTTGATGTTTTTTGTTATCGCATCAAAAAATATATCGGCGCTTATTCAGCTGTTATGGGTGGTGTTGATGCAATAGTTTTCACCGCTGGTATTGGTGAGAATAGCCCAGATGTAAGAAAAAAGATATGTGAAGGACTTGAATTTCTCGGGATAAAAATTGACGACGAGAAAAACAACTCACCTGAAAGAGAAAAAATTATAACTACAGATGACTCACTTGTAAAGGTTCTCGTCATCCCGACAAACGAAGAACTTGTTATAGCGCTTGATACGGCGGAGATAGTAAGCAAAGTTTTGGCAAACACAAAATGA